Proteins from one Flavobacterium branchiarum genomic window:
- a CDS encoding alginate export family protein, whose translation MKNLKIISILLLGIISITVQAQEFDANLQLRPRYEFRNGYKTLLPEDQDGTSFISQRSRLNLNFAQDQLKVKLTLQNTRTWGDVANANVADKNGVAVFEGWAQYEFDKKWSTRVGRQVLAYDNQRILGEIDWAQQGQSHDAVLVSFHPKNHQLDLGVAYNANAENVIETPYTISNYKAMQYAWYHTNVDALGISLLMLNTGYEYANLENKLLIDYKQTFGTYLTYKTTKLDANLGVYGQTGKSANKSVSAWYAGANLGYAITNTFKASLGYEFLSGKDTNDGSTVVKSFSPLFGTNHGFNGFMDYFYVGNHQNSVGLQDAYLKLSYNVNKWQFALIPHVFNAPNKVITPANEKLDSYLGTEVDLTFGYAFKKDINVSGGYSQMFGSKTLEFLKNGDATHANNWAWLMISINPRIFTSKK comes from the coding sequence ATGAAAAATTTAAAAATTATCTCTATACTACTATTAGGAATAATAAGCATTACTGTACAAGCGCAAGAATTTGATGCAAATTTACAATTAAGACCCCGTTACGAATTTAGAAACGGATATAAAACGCTTTTACCTGAAGACCAAGACGGAACGTCTTTTATCTCCCAACGTTCGAGATTAAATTTAAACTTTGCACAAGATCAATTAAAAGTAAAATTAACGCTTCAGAACACCAGAACTTGGGGAGATGTTGCAAATGCTAATGTTGCTGATAAAAATGGTGTTGCTGTATTTGAAGGTTGGGCACAATATGAATTTGACAAAAAGTGGAGTACTCGTGTTGGTCGTCAAGTTCTTGCCTATGATAACCAACGTATTCTTGGAGAAATAGATTGGGCACAACAAGGACAAAGTCATGATGCAGTATTGGTAAGTTTTCACCCAAAAAACCATCAATTGGATTTAGGAGTGGCATACAACGCTAACGCAGAAAATGTAATCGAAACTCCCTACACGATCTCTAACTATAAAGCCATGCAATATGCTTGGTATCATACTAATGTAGATGCATTGGGTATAAGCTTATTAATGCTTAATACAGGTTATGAATATGCGAATCTAGAGAATAAATTATTAATAGATTACAAACAAACCTTTGGAACGTACTTAACCTATAAAACTACCAAACTTGATGCTAATCTTGGTGTTTATGGACAAACCGGCAAAAGTGCAAATAAAAGCGTTAGTGCATGGTACGCTGGAGCAAATCTTGGTTATGCAATAACAAATACCTTTAAAGCTTCGTTAGGATATGAATTCTTATCTGGAAAAGACACAAATGACGGAAGCACAGTTGTAAAATCATTCAGTCCACTTTTCGGAACAAACCATGGTTTTAATGGTTTCATGGATTACTTTTATGTTGGTAATCATCAAAACAGTGTAGGTTTACAAGATGCATATTTAAAATTAAGCTACAATGTCAACAAATGGCAATTTGCTTTAATTCCGCATGTCTTTAATGCTCCTAATAAAGTTATAACTCCTGCAAATGAAAAACTTGATTCTTATTTAGGCACTGAAGTTGATTTAACTTTTGGATATGCCTTTAAGAAGGATATTAATGTTAGTGGTGGCTACTCGCAAATGTTTGGTTCTAAAACCCTAGAGTTTTTAAAAAATGGAGATGCAACACATGCCAACAATTGGGCTTGGTTAATGATTTCTATAAATCCAAGAATTTTTACTTCAAAAAAATAG
- a CDS encoding M20/M25/M40 family metallo-hydrolase: MFSQTTISNPSKSDFSGTLSFLASDWMEGRGATQKGGFMASDYIASMMQQYQLIPYYSKSGYFQDFKIREHTVNKTTFEIIKGSTEKIQLSSDNDFQVTPIAQSLQNEAQIVFAGYGLTIPKEDYDDYKNINVKGKIIVVLKGFPGHQDSTSVTYKKFIKLFPEENNLEEIKLQTAINRGAIALIIIDTNGDYKPKNSKEKEIFHSLETRTTTSIPIFKLSKSAAEKLFSGTGISIESVEKDAAKKLKTASILLKNTKVNFTIALNSKTFPVRNVLGMIRGKDSTKTIIVGAHYDHLGIKNDTIYNGADDNASGVSGMLALAKNWSESKIKPPCNILFASWTAEEMGLLGSQYFIDNFDLKKQKILLAVNMDMISRSAPEDKTHRVLSIGTQKETGYLKEIVNYSNSKLSKPFTLDLWETNGHTGSDYASFSEKGIPIMTYFSGFHEDYHSMRDVASKVDLEKIKDVLFIVNTSLLRFIATIP; encoded by the coding sequence ATGTTTTCGCAAACTACAATTTCAAATCCATCCAAAAGTGATTTTTCAGGAACACTTTCCTTTTTAGCTTCAGATTGGATGGAAGGTCGAGGAGCAACTCAAAAAGGAGGATTTATGGCTTCTGATTATATTGCTTCGATGATGCAACAGTATCAATTAATTCCTTACTATTCAAAATCTGGTTATTTTCAAGACTTTAAAATCCGTGAACATACCGTAAATAAAACAACCTTTGAAATAATAAAAGGAAGCACAGAAAAAATCCAACTCTCTTCCGATAATGATTTTCAAGTCACCCCAATAGCGCAATCATTACAAAATGAAGCACAAATTGTCTTTGCGGGTTATGGATTAACTATTCCCAAAGAAGACTATGATGATTATAAAAACATAAATGTAAAAGGGAAAATTATCGTTGTTTTAAAAGGATTTCCAGGTCATCAGGACAGCACTTCGGTAACCTATAAAAAATTTATAAAGTTATTTCCAGAAGAGAATAATTTAGAAGAAATCAAGCTACAAACGGCTATAAACAGAGGTGCAATTGCACTAATTATCATAGATACAAACGGGGATTACAAACCTAAAAATTCTAAAGAAAAGGAGATTTTTCATTCTTTAGAAACCAGAACTACAACATCAATTCCAATTTTTAAATTAAGTAAATCAGCGGCCGAAAAACTTTTTTCTGGAACTGGTATTTCAATCGAATCAGTTGAAAAAGATGCCGCAAAGAAATTAAAAACAGCTTCTATTCTATTAAAAAACACGAAAGTTAATTTCACAATAGCCCTAAATTCAAAAACTTTTCCTGTTCGTAATGTTTTAGGAATGATTCGAGGAAAAGATAGCACCAAAACTATTATTGTAGGTGCACATTATGACCATTTAGGAATTAAAAATGATACAATCTATAATGGAGCTGACGATAATGCATCGGGCGTTTCCGGAATGTTGGCTTTAGCCAAAAACTGGTCTGAATCAAAAATAAAACCGCCATGCAACATCTTATTTGCTTCATGGACTGCAGAAGAAATGGGCCTTTTAGGAAGTCAATATTTCATTGATAATTTTGATCTTAAAAAACAAAAAATACTGCTTGCTGTTAATATGGATATGATTTCCAGAAGTGCTCCAGAAGATAAAACCCACCGCGTTTTAAGTATTGGAACACAAAAAGAAACGGGTTATTTAAAGGAAATTGTAAATTATAGCAACAGTAAACTTTCAAAACCTTTTACACTCGATCTTTGGGAAACCAACGGACATACCGGAAGTGATTATGCGTCTTTTTCTGAAAAAGGAATTCCTATTATGACTTATTTCAGTGGTTTTCATGAAGATTACCACTCCATGCGAGATGTAGCCTCAAAAGTAGATTTAGAAAAAATAAAAGATGTTCTTTTTATAGTAAATACATCGCTCTTAAGATTTATTGCAACTATACCTTAA
- the rocD gene encoding ornithine--oxo-acid transaminase → MQTKQNLSSKSEVLIEKENKYGAHNYHPLPVVIERGEGVYVWDVDGKKYYDFLSAYSAVNQGHCHPRIVKAMVDQAQKLTLTSRAFYNDQLGPYEEYVTKYFGFDKVLPMNTGAEAVETALKVCRKWAYEVKGIPENQAQIIVCENNFHGRTTTIISFSNDETARKNFGPFTDGFIKIEYDNLEALKKALESSTNIAGFLVEPIQGEAGVYVPSEGYLAKAKALCEAHNVLFIADEVQTGIARTGKLLAVHHENVQPDILILGKAISGGVYPVSAVLCNDEIMNVIKPGQHGSTFGGNPIAAAVAIAALEVIKDEKLAENAERLGIILRKGLNEIAERNNLITLVRGKGLLNAIVINCGEDSDLAWDICLKFRDNGLLAKPTHGNKIRLAPPLVMTESQIQECLEIIEKSLNDFKI, encoded by the coding sequence ATGCAGACAAAACAAAACCTTTCATCAAAATCAGAAGTCTTGATTGAAAAAGAAAATAAGTATGGAGCTCATAATTATCACCCACTTCCAGTTGTTATTGAAAGAGGTGAAGGTGTTTATGTTTGGGATGTAGATGGAAAGAAGTATTATGACTTTTTATCTGCTTATTCAGCAGTAAACCAAGGACATTGTCATCCAAGAATTGTGAAAGCAATGGTTGATCAAGCTCAAAAATTAACCTTGACTTCGCGTGCTTTTTATAATGACCAATTAGGTCCTTATGAAGAATATGTAACCAAATATTTTGGTTTTGATAAAGTCTTACCTATGAATACGGGAGCTGAGGCTGTTGAAACTGCGCTTAAAGTGTGTAGAAAATGGGCTTATGAAGTTAAAGGTATTCCTGAGAACCAAGCGCAAATTATTGTTTGTGAGAATAATTTTCATGGTAGAACAACTACAATCATTTCATTCTCAAATGATGAAACTGCTCGTAAAAACTTCGGACCATTTACTGATGGATTTATAAAAATAGAATATGACAATCTTGAAGCTCTTAAAAAAGCATTAGAATCGTCAACAAATATTGCTGGATTTTTGGTAGAACCAATTCAAGGTGAAGCTGGTGTTTATGTTCCTTCTGAAGGATATTTAGCAAAAGCAAAAGCATTATGTGAAGCGCATAATGTGTTATTTATTGCCGATGAAGTTCAGACTGGAATTGCACGTACAGGAAAATTATTAGCTGTTCATCATGAAAATGTACAACCTGATATTCTAATTTTAGGTAAAGCAATTTCTGGTGGAGTTTATCCTGTTTCTGCTGTTTTGTGTAATGACGAAATCATGAATGTTATTAAACCAGGACAACACGGATCTACTTTTGGAGGAAACCCCATTGCTGCTGCTGTTGCAATTGCGGCCCTTGAAGTAATTAAAGATGAGAAACTTGCTGAAAACGCGGAGCGTTTAGGTATTATTTTAAGAAAAGGTCTAAATGAAATTGCTGAAAGAAATAACTTAATCACGCTAGTTCGCGGTAAAGGATTATTGAATGCTATTGTAATAAATTGCGGTGAAGACTCTGATTTGGCTTGGGATATTTGTCTTAAATTCAGAGACAATGGATTATTAGCTAAACCAACGCATGGAAATAAAATTAGATTAGCGCCACCATTGGTAATGACAGAATCTCAAATACAGGAGTGTCTTGAAATTATCGAGAAATCTTTGAATGATTTTAAAATCTAA
- a CDS encoding RagB/SusD family nutrient uptake outer membrane protein — protein sequence MKSYKLILFMLFAILLTSCENELDLDPKQTEDANQTISTEEGVTQILTGAYALAANGNAYGGRILLYADLLGVSASDETTDLEWTGTYGELEQMYYKSMLADNVIIQGTYSRCYEIINATNTVIDNIDKVKNSNKRDVMIGEANFLRSLAYFDLVRFFAKPYEKGQTNSQLGVVIRDKAIYDFNVDLSKERSTVEEVYKVIIDGLNLAYTNLPEDNTFYADKYAAKALLARVYLQQSNYAAARDAANDVIQNSGHRLSTNYTAAFNHETDQTEDVFAIQITKQTGLNDVNTFYASQSNGGRGGDFSIRDHYLEKFTDPNDERGTFNYFDEASETVLTSKFNDQFANVTIIRLAEMYLIRAEANFQEGTNVGNTPLADINFVRARANAADLPSVTIDDILLERELELGMEGFLIHDIRRTKRSIDISETGDESDLILFNADNLVFPIPLKEMDTNKKITQNPGYNF from the coding sequence ATGAAATCATATAAATTAATACTATTTATGCTTTTTGCAATCTTACTGACAAGTTGCGAAAACGAATTAGATCTTGATCCCAAACAGACAGAAGATGCTAATCAGACAATAAGCACTGAGGAAGGTGTAACACAAATTTTGACAGGTGCGTATGCTTTAGCGGCCAATGGCAACGCTTATGGCGGAAGAATTTTATTGTATGCCGATTTACTTGGCGTTAGTGCATCTGATGAAACAACTGACTTAGAATGGACTGGTACTTACGGTGAGCTTGAGCAAATGTACTACAAATCAATGCTAGCCGATAATGTAATTATTCAAGGAACTTATTCTAGATGTTACGAAATCATTAATGCTACTAACACAGTTATCGATAATATCGATAAAGTAAAAAATTCAAACAAACGAGATGTTATGATCGGAGAGGCAAACTTCTTAAGATCATTGGCTTATTTTGATTTGGTTCGTTTCTTTGCTAAACCTTACGAAAAAGGACAAACGAATAGCCAATTAGGTGTCGTTATTAGAGATAAAGCGATATACGATTTTAACGTTGATTTATCTAAAGAAAGAAGTACTGTTGAAGAAGTATATAAAGTAATCATCGACGGTTTAAATCTTGCTTATACTAATTTGCCAGAAGATAATACTTTTTATGCAGACAAGTATGCTGCAAAAGCGCTACTAGCTAGAGTGTATCTACAACAAAGTAATTATGCTGCTGCTAGAGACGCAGCAAATGATGTAATCCAAAATAGTGGTCATCGTTTATCTACTAATTATACTGCGGCTTTTAATCATGAAACAGATCAAACAGAAGATGTATTTGCTATCCAAATTACAAAACAAACTGGTTTAAACGATGTAAACACTTTCTACGCATCTCAGAGTAATGGTGGACGTGGAGGAGATTTTTCTATCAGAGATCATTATTTAGAAAAATTTACAGACCCTAATGACGAAAGAGGCACTTTTAATTATTTTGATGAAGCAAGCGAAACAGTGCTAACTTCAAAATTTAATGATCAATTTGCAAATGTCACTATTATTCGTCTGGCTGAAATGTACTTAATAAGAGCAGAGGCTAACTTTCAAGAAGGTACCAATGTTGGTAATACACCACTCGCCGATATAAATTTTGTTAGAGCAAGAGCTAATGCCGCTGATTTGCCATCGGTAACTATAGACGATATTTTACTTGAAAGAGAACTAGAACTAGGAATGGAAGGATTTTTAATTCATGATATCAGAAGAACAAAACGTTCTATCGATATTAGCGAAACCGGAGATGAATCTGATTTGATTCTTTTTAACGCTGATAATTTAGTTTTCCCAATTCCATTAAAAGAAATGGATACTAACAAAAAAATTACTCAGAATCCAGGATATAATTTCTAA
- a CDS encoding molybdenum cofactor guanylyltransferase, translating to MKDLAVFILCGGKKSQEQSDKGLVLFKDKPFVEHIIKAILPITNNIQLVTNSTDYDYLDYKKIRDIEIDKGPLGGIYTALYYSETEFSIILSCDIPLISTELLAELIEKHDDEAVITVLSSESRIHPLIGIYAKKILPDIKEAIDRGDLKLMNLIVKVPHQIINFDENQNQKFININSLDELNDLDANLNSIL from the coding sequence ATGAAAGATCTAGCAGTTTTTATTCTATGTGGAGGGAAAAAATCTCAAGAGCAATCAGATAAAGGATTAGTCTTGTTTAAAGACAAGCCCTTTGTCGAACATATTATTAAGGCAATTTTACCTATAACAAATAATATACAGTTAGTTACAAATAGTACTGATTATGATTATTTGGATTATAAAAAGATTAGAGATATTGAAATTGACAAGGGGCCTTTGGGGGGGATTTATACCGCTTTGTATTATTCTGAAACGGAGTTTAGTATAATTTTGAGTTGTGATATTCCTTTGATTTCTACTGAATTATTAGCTGAATTAATTGAAAAACATGATGATGAAGCTGTAATTACGGTCTTATCTTCGGAGAGTCGTATACATCCTTTGATTGGGATTTATGCAAAAAAAATTCTTCCAGATATAAAAGAAGCAATTGATAGGGGAGATTTAAAATTAATGAATCTGATTGTAAAAGTACCACACCAAATTATCAATTTTGATGAAAATCAAAATCAAAAATTTATTAATATTAATTCACTAGATGAGCTAAATGATCTTGATGCTAATTTAAATTCGATATTATGA
- a CDS encoding Lrp/AsnC family transcriptional regulator gives MDILDEFDISIIKELEKDGRMAFSSIASTLKISNTMVHQRVNRLIDNGILTGIKPVVNEKKIGYDWASFTGITLNKDSDSDRVIQALKEIPEITECYFVTGSFTLYIKIIATNHEHMRKILYEKIDSIPGIAKTDSIIELGCAFKRNITL, from the coding sequence ATGGATATATTAGACGAATTCGATATTAGCATCATAAAAGAGTTAGAGAAAGATGGCAGAATGGCCTTCTCCTCTATCGCTTCGACACTGAAAATTTCGAACACGATGGTCCATCAACGAGTTAACAGACTAATTGACAATGGTATTTTAACTGGAATTAAACCTGTTGTAAATGAGAAAAAAATTGGATACGATTGGGCATCATTTACAGGAATTACTCTTAACAAAGATTCAGATTCCGATCGCGTAATACAAGCCTTAAAAGAAATTCCAGAAATTACCGAATGTTATTTTGTAACAGGCTCATTCACCCTTTACATAAAAATCATAGCTACCAATCATGAACACATGAGAAAAATACTCTATGAAAAAATTGATAGTATTCCTGGAATTGCTAAAACTGATTCTATTATTGAATTAGGTTGTGCTTTTAAGCGAAATATTACTTTATAA
- a CDS encoding cyanophycinase: MKNQLLFKYLSKTPLLISLLFMSCFLQAQSPKGKLFIIGGGDRSDNLMRQVINVADLTKKDYIVVLPMSSEEPDSSFIFFKTQMLKLTTNPIVMLNFNKETAQNKTLTDSLQKAKLIFISGGDQSRFMDIVQNTPIKTAIKKAYENGSTISGTSAGAAVMSEKMITGNQKLQKEYSGTFDNIRYNNLETSEGLGLLKTAIIDQHFLKRNRYNRLLTALVEFPTLTGIGIDEATAIIVRNNQVEVAGDSEVIVVRNPKGIVKAKNNNLISIENLQMSIYTAGQKFNIK; encoded by the coding sequence ATGAAAAACCAGCTACTATTCAAATACTTGTCAAAAACACCATTATTGATTTCACTCCTATTCATGAGTTGCTTCCTTCAGGCACAATCACCCAAAGGAAAACTTTTTATAATTGGAGGAGGAGACCGATCCGACAATTTAATGAGACAAGTCATAAACGTTGCCGACTTAACTAAAAAAGATTACATCGTTGTTTTACCAATGTCAAGTGAAGAACCAGATAGTTCTTTTATCTTTTTTAAAACACAAATGCTAAAATTGACAACAAACCCAATTGTCATGCTCAATTTTAATAAAGAAACAGCACAAAATAAAACCTTAACTGACTCGCTACAAAAAGCAAAACTAATTTTTATAAGTGGAGGCGATCAATCACGATTTATGGATATTGTTCAGAATACACCAATAAAAACTGCTATAAAAAAAGCGTATGAAAACGGAAGTACCATTTCGGGCACAAGTGCAGGCGCAGCAGTTATGTCGGAGAAAATGATAACTGGAAATCAAAAATTGCAAAAAGAATATTCAGGAACTTTTGATAATATTAGATACAATAACCTAGAAACTTCAGAGGGTTTAGGTTTACTAAAAACAGCTATTATCGATCAGCATTTTTTAAAAAGAAATCGTTACAACCGACTTCTAACTGCTTTAGTTGAGTTCCCAACTTTAACAGGAATCGGAATTGATGAAGCCACTGCAATTATTGTTAGAAACAATCAAGTTGAAGTTGCAGGTGATAGCGAAGTTATTGTGGTTAGAAATCCTAAAGGAATTGTGAAAGCTAAAAACAACAATCTAATTTCAATAGAGAATCTTCAAATGAGTATTTATACTGCTGGACAAAAATTTAACATCAAATAA
- a CDS encoding SusC/RagA family TonB-linked outer membrane protein produces MKINLKYYLWLLSVLIMQVANAQEGFISGKVTDTKKIPIPGVNIIVKGTKNSTQTDFDGKFKIEAKKGDVLIASYVSFTTVQVSASNMMTIELTETQNELDAVVVVGYGTQTKKNLTDNIARVTAKDIQQVPVSNFQNALVGKLAGVQVTQTNGKVDGGMNIRVRGAASISASTQPLYVLDGIPLITDDESGNGAPTNPLLTLSTSEIESIDVLKDASSAAIYGARGANGVVIITTKKGKDGKGTFTINLSQGVSEATHTRKWLNATQYVELLREAGTNVGRLARVERELDFLSQGTDWRNGEVNTDWQKEAIKTGYTTDADFSVSGGDDKTKYYFSGAYNKTIGIVDSNNLERINARTNVSHKVSDRFTAGMNIGFSRSIIHRVQDDNAFATPLQSVAQAPISPARLPDGTANPNTEYANYLLVKDNTFWKTIVRRVIGKVYGEYKILPSLKFNSDFSYDLLSQTEDYWQGKNAPFMATDGAVFATSVNTENYVSSNYLTYDKVFGENHVVNALVGMEFNKYNRRYQDVGSIYFPNDGFQTVDGGAEVNEGHGSETDFTFVSQFVRLNYAYANKYLFKASIRRDGSSRFGKDERFGIFPAFSAGWVMSQENFLKDNTVLTYLKLKGSWGKVGNAEIGNFASRQLYQTNPYNLKSGLTFQQPGNPELTWEKSTQTDIGIELGFINRINFEVDYYQKNTDGLLFSVPLALSSGAGTTPSINKNIGEVESKGFEFTLNTKNIETENFKWNTSINLTTNKSKVKSLPNNNTDIISTPTINRVGENISSFYLVEYGGVDVQNGDALFVKNTKNADGTIDRSTTNNYSEASRVIAGNPFPTLMAGLTNTINYKGFDFTFTFQGEWGASIYNSAGQYMSTAGDYFDNQTIDQLNRWQKPGDITNVPQARYGQGNGIENSTRYLDKADFVRLRNLTFGYTLPKDVTKELGMSSLRVYFTGVNLLTFTNYSGYDPEARRDDNESIGQEFYSAPPARTIAMGVNINF; encoded by the coding sequence ATGAAAATTAACTTAAAGTATTATTTGTGGCTTTTGTCGGTACTAATAATGCAAGTAGCCAATGCACAAGAAGGATTCATATCCGGTAAAGTGACCGATACTAAGAAAATTCCAATTCCTGGAGTAAATATTATCGTTAAAGGAACAAAAAACAGTACTCAAACTGATTTTGATGGAAAATTTAAAATAGAAGCAAAAAAGGGAGATGTTTTAATTGCGAGCTATGTGAGTTTTACAACCGTTCAGGTGTCAGCATCAAATATGATGACAATTGAATTAACCGAGACTCAAAATGAACTAGATGCCGTGGTGGTTGTAGGTTATGGAACACAGACTAAAAAGAATTTGACTGATAATATTGCGCGTGTTACCGCAAAAGACATTCAACAAGTCCCTGTTTCTAATTTTCAAAATGCTTTGGTTGGTAAATTAGCAGGAGTACAAGTTACTCAAACCAATGGTAAAGTAGATGGTGGAATGAACATTAGAGTACGTGGTGCTGCCAGTATTAGTGCTAGTACACAACCTTTGTATGTATTGGATGGAATTCCTTTAATTACAGATGACGAATCAGGAAATGGAGCACCAACAAACCCTCTTTTAACTTTAAGTACAAGCGAGATAGAATCTATTGATGTACTTAAAGATGCTTCTTCTGCAGCTATTTATGGCGCTAGAGGTGCTAATGGAGTCGTTATTATAACAACTAAAAAAGGTAAAGACGGTAAAGGAACTTTTACTATAAATCTTTCTCAAGGAGTTAGCGAAGCCACTCACACAAGAAAATGGTTGAACGCAACACAATATGTAGAATTATTAAGAGAAGCTGGTACAAACGTAGGCAGATTAGCTAGAGTGGAAAGAGAATTAGATTTTTTATCACAAGGAACGGATTGGAGAAATGGAGAAGTAAATACCGACTGGCAAAAAGAAGCTATTAAAACGGGGTATACTACCGACGCTGATTTCTCTGTTTCTGGTGGTGATGACAAAACTAAATACTACTTTTCTGGAGCATATAACAAAACTATCGGAATTGTTGACAGTAATAATTTAGAAAGAATTAATGCTAGAACTAATGTATCACATAAAGTATCAGATCGTTTTACTGCTGGTATGAACATCGGTTTTTCAAGATCTATAATTCATAGAGTTCAAGATGACAATGCATTTGCTACCCCGCTACAATCTGTTGCACAAGCACCAATTTCGCCTGCAAGATTACCTGATGGAACTGCAAATCCAAATACAGAATATGCGAATTATTTATTAGTTAAAGACAATACATTCTGGAAAACTATTGTGAGAAGAGTTATTGGAAAAGTATATGGTGAATATAAAATTTTACCTTCTTTGAAATTTAATTCTGATTTTTCATACGACCTTTTATCTCAAACCGAAGATTATTGGCAAGGAAAAAATGCTCCTTTTATGGCCACAGATGGGGCTGTATTTGCTACATCTGTAAATACTGAAAATTATGTTTCAAGTAATTATCTTACCTATGATAAAGTATTTGGAGAAAATCATGTTGTAAATGCATTAGTAGGTATGGAATTCAATAAATACAATCGCCGTTACCAAGATGTTGGTAGTATTTATTTCCCTAATGATGGCTTTCAAACTGTAGATGGCGGTGCAGAGGTTAACGAAGGGCATGGTAGCGAAACTGATTTTACATTTGTTTCACAATTCGTAAGACTCAATTACGCATATGCCAATAAATATTTATTCAAGGCTAGTATCCGTCGTGATGGATCATCTCGTTTTGGAAAAGATGAAAGATTTGGAATATTCCCAGCATTCTCAGCAGGTTGGGTTATGTCGCAAGAAAATTTCTTAAAAGACAATACCGTTTTAACCTATTTAAAATTGAAAGGAAGTTGGGGTAAAGTTGGAAATGCAGAGATAGGAAATTTTGCTTCTCGTCAATTATATCAAACGAATCCATATAATCTAAAATCTGGACTTACATTTCAACAACCAGGAAACCCAGAACTTACTTGGGAAAAATCAACACAAACCGATATAGGTATTGAACTTGGGTTTATAAACCGAATCAATTTTGAAGTAGATTATTATCAAAAGAACACTGATGGCCTCCTTTTTAGTGTACCATTAGCTCTAAGTTCAGGTGCAGGTACAACACCTTCAATTAATAAAAACATTGGTGAAGTAGAAAGCAAAGGTTTCGAATTTACTTTGAACACAAAAAACATTGAAACAGAAAATTTCAAATGGAATACAAGTATCAATTTGACAACAAATAAATCGAAAGTAAAATCTTTACCTAACAACAATACAGATATCATATCAACACCAACAATTAATAGAGTTGGAGAAAACATTTCTTCTTTTTACTTGGTAGAATATGGTGGTGTAGATGTTCAAAATGGTGATGCTCTTTTTGTAAAAAACACTAAAAATGCAGATGGAACCATCGATAGAAGCACTACAAACAACTATAGTGAAGCGTCTAGGGTTATAGCAGGAAACCCTTTCCCTACGTTAATGGCTGGTTTAACCAATACAATAAACTATAAAGGGTTTGACTTTACATTTACATTTCAAGGAGAATGGGGAGCAAGCATCTATAACTCAGCTGGTCAGTACATGTCAACAGCAGGAGATTATTTTGATAATCAAACAATTGATCAACTAAACCGTTGGCAAAAACCGGGTGACATCACCAATGTACCTCAAGCTAGATATGGTCAAGGAAATGGTATTGAAAATTCTACTCGTTATTTAGACAAAGCAGACTTTGTACGTTTAAGAAACCTAACTTTTGGATACACTCTTCCTAAAGATGTAACAAAAGAACTTGGAATGAGCAGTTTAAGAGTATATTTCACAGGTGTTAATTTACTAACCTTTACAAACTACAGTGGTTACGATCCCGAAGCTAGACGAGATGATAATGAATCTATTGGCCAAGAATTTTACTCAGCTCCTCCTGCTAGAACAATCGCAATGGGAGTAAATATTAATTTTTAA